From one Felis catus isolate Fca126 chromosome E2, F.catus_Fca126_mat1.0, whole genome shotgun sequence genomic stretch:
- the SCN1B gene encoding sodium channel subunit beta-1, producing MGTLLALVVGAALVSSAWGGCVEVDSETEAVYGMTFKILCISCKRRSETTAETFTEWTFRQKGTEEFVKILRYENEVLQLEEDERFEGRVVWNGSRGTKDLQDLSIFITNVTYNHSGDYECHVYRLLFFENYEHNTSVVKKIHLEVVDKANRDMASIVSEIMMYVLIVVLTIWLVAEMVYCYKKIAAATEAAAQENASEYLAITSESKENCTGVQVAE from the exons ATGGGGACACTGCTGGCCTTGGTGGTCGGCGCGGCGCTGG TGTCCTCAGCCTGGGGGGGCTGTGTGGAGGTGGACTCGGAGACGGAGGCCGTGTACGGGATGACCTTCAAAATCCTGTGCATCTCCTGCAAGCGCCGCAGCGAGACCACCGCCGAGACCTTCACCGAGTGGACCTTCCGCCAGAAGGGCACGGAGGAGTTTGTCAAG ATCCTGCGCTATGAGAACGAGGTGCTGCAGCTGGAGGAGGACGAGCGGTTCGAGGGCCGCGTGGTGTGGAACGGCAGCCGGGGCACCAAGGACCTGCAGGACCTGTCCATCTTCATCACCAACGTCACCTACAACCACTCGGGCGACTACGAGTGCCACGTCTACCGGCTGCTCTTCTTTGAGAACTACGAGCACAACACCAGCGTCGTCAAAAAGATCCACCTTGAGGTGGTGGACAAAG CCAACAGAGACATGGCATCCATCGTGTCAGAGATCATGATGTATGTGCTCATCGTGGTGTTGACCATATGGCTCGTGGCAGAGATGGTTTATTGCTACAAGAAGATCGCCGCGGCCACGGAGGCTGCTGCACAAGAGAATGC CTCGGAATACCTGGCCATCACCTCAGAAAGCAAAGAGAACTGTACGGGCGTCCAGGTGGCCGAATAG